Below is a window of Thermomicrobiales bacterium DNA.
GACATTCCCCAGCCCGCGATCGGCATTCTCGACGAATCGAACTTCGCGTCCGTCGACCAGCTGCACCTGATGTTCTACCAGGACTCGCTCGGGTGGCCGATCAACCTGATCGAAGAGGTTCTCGCGCGGCAGCTCATCGACGGCGTGCCGGAGTTCGCCGGGCAGCTTGTCGAATTCGACCTCAACGCGGTGATGCGCGGCGCGTTCGCGCAGCGGATGCAGGGGTATCAGATCGGCATCAACGGCCGCATCTTCACACCGGACGAGGTGCGCGGCTGGGAGAATCTGCCGCCGATGGCAGACCAGCAGCCTGACGCCGGGCTGCTGCAATTCCCGCTGAACTTCTCGGTATCGCCGGAATCGCCCGGCAAGGAGGCGCCATGACAACGGAACTTTCGTATCCGCGCATCCGGCGAGCGATCGCGGAAACACCCTGGGCGATCGTACCGGAGAAGCTCGCGGACATCATGGCGATGGTGGCCATCCGCGCCGCCGGCGGCACGCTGACTGACGAAGAGATCGCGCAGCGCATCGGCGCGGCCATGGCGAGACCGCGCCCAACGTCGCGCGCTCCTGACATCGCCGTCCTGCTGCTGGTCGGCACGATCTCGCACCGCATGGGCATGATGTCGCGCTCAAGCGGGGGCACCAGCGTCGAGGAGTTCCAGCAGGCGTTCCGGGACGCGGTGGCCGATCCGCAGGTGTCGGCGATCGTGATCGACGTTGACTCGCCGGGAGGGGCCGTCGCGGGTGTCGACGAACTGGCAGCCGAGATCTACCGCGCCCGTGGCACGAAGCCAATCACGGCGGTGGCGAACACGCTGATGGCCAGCGCGGCCTACTGGATCGCCAGCGCGGCCGATCAGGTCGTGATCACCCCGTCCGGGGAGGCTGGCAGTATCGGCGTGATCGCCGCGCACGAGGATCAGAGCGCCTGGTACGAGCGTATGGGCGTCAAGGTCTCACTGGTCACGGCCGGGCGCTACAAGGGCGAGAACAACCCGTTCGAGCCGTTGACTGACGAGGGGCGCGAGGCCATTCAGGCCCGCGTCGATGAGTCCTACGGGCGCTTCACACGCGCCGTTGCGCGCCATCGTGGCGTGGCGGTTGAGACCGTGCGGGCCGAGTTCGGCGAGGGCCGGATGTTCGGCGCGCGCGAGGCCGTCCGGCGCGGGATGGTCGACCGTGTGGCGACGCTCGATGCGGTGCTTGCCGACGCCGGAGTGCGGCAGGCGGGTCAACCGCGCGCGACGGCGCAGATCCACACACTCACTTTTGAGGACCAGGCAGCGGCGGCGCTTACTGCCGTCCAGTCCCTCCAGTCTCGCGTCGAGGCGCTTACTGCCTTGCGTGCGGGGCGACCGTCCCCGGTTGCGGCCGATAACGTGCCGCTGATTGAGGCCCATCGCGACGCCTATCGGGTGATCGCGGGAGCGTATGACGCGCTCCTGGCGATGGCGCCTCGTCCCGGTCTGCCGACCAATCCGCAGGCGGCAGACGTGTTCCTGGACTTTCTGGCGATGGAAGCCCGCCGAAACGGCGTGAGCATCTAGGAGGAGATTCACATGTACCGAACCCTGGCAGAGAAGAATGGACGGCTGGCGCATCTGCGCGGCGAGTGGCAGACGCTGTGGTCGTCGAAGCCGGATCGCGACTTCAGCGACGACGAGGTTGCGTCACTGCGGCAGATGAACGAGGAGATGACCGACCTTGCGGCCGGCATCGAGCAACTGCAGGAACTGGAGGCGATGGCCACGCGTAACGTGGGGCCGTCGGGGCTGCCGATCGTGGTGGACCGCGACACGCAGCAGAAGGCTGCGCCGGCGCAGCGACTGCGGAGCACGCGTGAGGTGCTGGAAGCGAGCGAGGGGTATCGCGCGTTCCGTGAGCGGCGCGGTGGCACCGTCGCGTTCGAGTTCGGCGCGGACACCCGGCTTGGCGCGGCGTTCGACCCGGAGGTCGGCGCGACGCTGCTGACGCTCGCGGATATCAACGTCCCGGCGCAGCGACTGCCGGGCATCGTCCCGATGGCGCTGGAGGAGCGCACGATCGCCGACCTGATGCTGCCGGGCACGACCGACGGCAACACCATCGAGTACTACGAAGAGACGACGTTCACGAACGCCGCAGTCGAGACGGCGGAGGGCGGGACGAAGCCGGAGGCCGCGCTCGACTACACGCTGCGCACGGAGAGTGTGCGCAAGATTCCGGTCTGGTTGCCGGCGACTGACGAGCTGCTGGCCGATTTGTCGCAGATGCGGGCGACGATCGAAGGGCGGCTCATCTTC
It encodes the following:
- the sppA gene encoding signal peptide peptidase SppA codes for the protein MTTELSYPRIRRAIAETPWAIVPEKLADIMAMVAIRAAGGTLTDEEIAQRIGAAMARPRPTSRAPDIAVLLLVGTISHRMGMMSRSSGGTSVEEFQQAFRDAVADPQVSAIVIDVDSPGGAVAGVDELAAEIYRARGTKPITAVANTLMASAAYWIASAADQVVITPSGEAGSIGVIAAHEDQSAWYERMGVKVSLVTAGRYKGENNPFEPLTDEGREAIQARVDESYGRFTRAVARHRGVAVETVRAEFGEGRMFGAREAVRRGMVDRVATLDAVLADAGVRQAGQPRATAQIHTLTFEDQAAAALTAVQSLQSRVEALTALRAGRPSPVAADNVPLIEAHRDAYRVIAGAYDALLAMAPRPGLPTNPQAADVFLDFLAMEARRNGVSI
- a CDS encoding phage major capsid protein, which translates into the protein MYRTLAEKNGRLAHLRGEWQTLWSSKPDRDFSDDEVASLRQMNEEMTDLAAGIEQLQELEAMATRNVGPSGLPIVVDRDTQQKAAPAQRLRSTREVLEASEGYRAFRERRGGTVAFEFGADTRLGAAFDPEVGATLLTLADINVPAQRLPGIVPMALEERTIADLMLPGTTDGNTIEYYEETTFTNAAVETAEGGTKPEAALDYTLRTESVRKIPVWLPATDELLADLSQMRATIEGRLIFMVRRREETQLLAGDGNAPNISGILDRSGIQTQAKGADPVPDAIYKGMTKIRSVAFAEPTAAVFHPNDWQDVRLLRTTDGVYIWGSPAEAGPERIWGLDVRITTAMTENTALLGAFKPYAQIFRRTGITVTASTEHSTYFIENKVAILAEERLALAVYRPAAFCTVTGI